The proteins below are encoded in one region of Aquisphaera giovannonii:
- a CDS encoding ABC transporter ATP-binding protein, which yields MLSIRDLVKVYPGPVAALQGIDLDVPEGMFGLLGPNGAGKSTLMRILAGLLEATSGSATLDGESILDDPARVWGRLGYLPQDFGFFPHLTGAKMLKYLLRLKGVSGPGGLDALCDQLLEKVNLTYAAGRKVKGYSGGMRQRLGIAQAIAGDPRLIIVDEPTAGLDPEERLRFYRLLSELAEDRIVLLSTHIVEDVAVLCPRFAVVRRGRLVANTTPAEARAWLAGTIYEGSVPVGTLHELLRETGRCVTQSYLVEGRDRVRIHQPEGEPPAGFSPVPPTLEDAYLLMIQGKRPGDRREGEDAAEAGNRAEMPAAVAVSTGEIAGGLS from the coding sequence ATGCTGAGTATCCGCGACCTGGTGAAGGTCTACCCGGGGCCCGTCGCGGCCCTCCAGGGGATCGACCTGGACGTGCCCGAGGGGATGTTCGGATTGCTCGGGCCCAACGGCGCGGGGAAGTCGACCCTGATGCGGATCCTCGCCGGTCTGCTCGAGGCGACCTCGGGCTCGGCGACGCTCGACGGCGAGTCGATCCTCGACGACCCCGCGCGGGTCTGGGGGCGGCTCGGCTACCTGCCTCAGGACTTCGGCTTCTTCCCGCACCTCACCGGGGCGAAGATGCTGAAGTACCTGCTCCGGCTCAAGGGCGTGTCCGGCCCGGGCGGGCTGGATGCGCTCTGCGACCAGCTCCTCGAGAAGGTCAACCTGACGTATGCCGCCGGCAGGAAGGTGAAGGGGTATTCCGGCGGGATGAGGCAGCGGCTGGGGATCGCGCAGGCGATCGCCGGCGATCCGCGGCTGATCATCGTGGACGAGCCGACGGCCGGCCTGGATCCGGAGGAGCGGCTGAGGTTCTACCGGCTGCTCTCCGAGCTGGCGGAGGACCGGATCGTCCTGCTCTCGACCCACATCGTCGAGGACGTGGCCGTGCTCTGCCCGCGGTTCGCCGTCGTCCGCCGGGGCCGGCTCGTCGCCAACACGACGCCGGCCGAGGCCCGAGCCTGGCTCGCCGGGACGATCTACGAGGGGAGCGTCCCCGTGGGGACGCTCCACGAGCTCCTCCGCGAGACGGGCCGCTGCGTCACGCAGTCCTACCTCGTCGAGGGCCGCGACCGGGTCCGCATCCATCAGCCCGAAGGGGAGCCGCCGGCCGGCTTCTCGCCGGTGCCGCCGACGCTCGAGGACGCCTACCTCCTGATGATCCAGGGCAAGCGGCCGGGCGACCGGCGCGAAGGCGAGGACGCCGCGGAGGCCGGCAATAGGGCCGAGATGCCCGCCGCGGTGGCCGTGAGCACGGGCGAGATCGCCGGGGGCCTGTCGTGA
- a CDS encoding DUF4058 family protein produces the protein MPSPFPGMNPYLEREDVWPDFHHRLIDRMAEAIADQVDPRYLVKIEEHLYVQESPELPHRAGPRADIGVKRGEGAVGQGPGLALLEAPARITIPWPDVEHQAYLEIRDRASRELVTVLELLSPANKVRHRGQHVRERDQVIVSTSHLVEIDLLRGGEPMPSPDRPACVYSVVVSRADRRPEADFWPIRLREPLPIIPIPLREPDRDATLDLQDLLHRVHEAGRYARYIFDSQPSPPLSAEDAEWARGIVAAARDEGADRAKG, from the coding sequence ATGCCATCACCCTTCCCGGGCATGAACCCGTACCTCGAGCGCGAGGACGTCTGGCCGGACTTCCACCACAGGCTCATCGATCGCATGGCCGAGGCGATCGCCGATCAGGTCGATCCTCGATATCTGGTCAAGATCGAGGAACACCTGTATGTCCAGGAATCGCCCGAGTTGCCCCATCGCGCGGGCCCGCGTGCGGACATCGGGGTCAAGCGGGGCGAGGGCGCCGTGGGCCAGGGGCCGGGCCTGGCGTTGCTCGAAGCCCCCGCACGGATCACCATCCCGTGGCCGGACGTCGAACACCAGGCTTATCTGGAGATCCGCGACCGTGCCTCGCGAGAGCTCGTGACCGTGCTCGAGTTGCTGAGCCCGGCGAACAAGGTCCGCCACCGCGGCCAGCACGTCCGCGAGCGGGATCAGGTGATCGTGAGCACGTCGCATCTCGTCGAGATCGACCTGCTGCGAGGGGGGGAGCCCATGCCCTCGCCGGATCGTCCCGCCTGCGTCTATTCGGTCGTGGTCAGCCGGGCCGATCGCCGGCCCGAGGCCGATTTCTGGCCCATCCGCCTCCGCGAGCCCCTGCCCATCATCCCGATCCCCTTGCGCGAGCCGGATCGCGACGCGACTCTCGACCTCCAGGATCTCCTGCACCGCGTCCATGAGGCCGGCCGTTACGCACGCTACATCTTCGATTCGCAGCCAAGTCCTCCGCTTTCCGCGGAAGACGCCGAGTGGGCACGGGGAATCGTCGCTGCCGCGCGGGACGAGGGTGCGGACAGGGCCAAGGGCTGA